In the genome of Triticum urartu cultivar G1812 chromosome 5, Tu2.1, whole genome shotgun sequence, one region contains:
- the LOC125508870 gene encoding uncharacterized protein LOC125508870 isoform X3: protein MWGRHYWGGRRPSDGAAGAEAGGGVVVMFAWLSSQERHVRAYVDLYAALGWACLVCHSDFVTLFMPEKAAVLADRVLTELVKELNIRPVPVVFASFSGGPKGCTYKVLQLIEGRCKGQLSLGDYQLVRDCVCGQIYDSSPVDFVSDLGTRFLLHPSVLKMPEPPRVLSWMTRGIASGLDTLFIGKFEAQRKEYWETLYSSVHVGPILIFCSEDDELAPCSVVQNFGRRLLELGGDVNLVKWHSSPHDITSITLRNTELQ from the exons ATGTGGGGGCGGCACTACTGGGGCGGCCGGCGGCCGAGCGACGGCGCCGCGGGTGCGGAGGCCGgcggcggcgtggtggtgatgTTCGCGTGGCTGTCGAGTCAGGAGCGGCACGTGCGCGCGTACGTGGACCTGTACGCGGCCCTTGGGTGGGCGTGCCTCGTCTGCCACTCCGACTTCGTCACCCT GTTTATGCCGGAGAAGGCTGCTGTGCTTGCTGACCGGGTGCTCACGGAGCTCGTGAAG GAACTGAATATTAGACCAGTACCTGTTGTGTTTGCATCCTTTTCGGGAGGACCAAAAGGTTGCACATACAAGGTTCTTCAG CTGATCGAGGGAAGGTGCAAAGGGCAGCTGAGTTTG GGTGACTATCAACTTGTACGGGACTGCGTATGTGGACAAATATATGACTCGAGTCCTGTAGATTTTGTGAGTGATTTAGGCACCCGCTTTCTCCTTCACCCAAGTGTCCTGAAGATGCCTGAACCTCCACGTGTCTTATCATGGATGACTAGAGGCATTGCCTCGGGTCTAGACACTCTTTTCATTGGCAAGTTTGAAGCACAGCGCAAAGAATATTGGGAGACACTATACTCGTCAGTG CATGTTGGCCCAATACTCATATTCTGTTCAGAGGATGATGAACTTGCTCCATGTTCAGTCGTTCAAAATTTTGGACGGCGTCTGCTGGAGCTGGGTGGTGATGTGAATTTAGTTAAATGGCACAGTTCTCCACAT